A genomic window from Chrysoperla carnea chromosome 3, inChrCarn1.1, whole genome shotgun sequence includes:
- the LOC123294631 gene encoding caspase Dronc-like → MASNTSEKLKIIVKTSKHAQLEDIKNVPAAEDMYPNQGSKRGVVLVVNNIEFENNEHEKRFGADVDAKNLKELFTQMGFEWIYWENLTRKDMRLKLREFTNDSNTLLSEVDSCFVIVMSHGGEDRSPEETIFWTHDNYKIKASEIIESFSNSNCVLLQDKPKIIIFQVCRGVLEDRALKKHNIGNVGDNPQLDKSSTNQNLGESVKTISNKSDMLICYTTSPGFVSFRDPDKGAWFIQCFCKIFMNYAYNTEIKKLFDMVTDEVIKKRTKDFALQMPYIINVGFRHSFYLNPISGWNINIRIFLKKLKNFCSHMFYFFSLVTVTFAIMANLE, encoded by the coding sequence atggctTCAAATActtcagaaaaattaaaaattattgtgaaaacATCTAAGCATGCACAATTAgaagatattaaaaatgttccGGCAGCGGAAGATATGTATCCAAATCAAGGTTCTAAAAGGGGTGTTGTACTTGTAGTGAATAACATAGAATTCGAGAACAATGAACATGAAAAACGTTTTGGTGCTGATGTTGatgctaaaaatttaaaagaattatttactCAAATGGGATTTGAATGGatttattgggaaaatttaaCTCGTAAGGATATGAGGCTTAAGTTAAGAGAATTTACGAATGATTCAAATACATTGTTAAGCGAAGTTGATTCatgttttgttattgttatgtCGCATGGAGGTGAAGATAGAAGTCCTGAAGAAACCATTTTTTGGACTCatgacaattataaaattaaagcaTCTGAAATTATAGAAAGTTTCAGTAATTCCAATTGTGTACTATTACAAgataaaccaaaaattataatttttcaagtatGTCGAGGTGTTCTTGAAGATAGGGCTCTTAAGAAGCATAATATAGGAAATGTAGGGGATAATCCACAACTAGATAAGTCATCTACAAATCAGAATTTAGGTGAAAGtgttaaaacaatttcaaataaatcggATATGCTTATTTGTTATACAACTAGTCCTGGTTTTGTAAGTTTTCGTGATCCAGATAAAGGTGCTTGGTTTAttcaatgtttttgtaaaatatttatgaattacgCGTACAATAccgaaattaaaaaactttttgatatgGTTACTGatgaagtaattaaaaaacGTACAAAAGATTTTGCTCTACAAATGccctatattataaatgttggCTTTCgacattcgttttatttaaatccaATTTCCGGGTGGAATATAAATATTAGGatctttttaaagaaattaaaaaatttttgctctcatatgttttattttttttcattggtAACGGTGACCTTTGCAATTATGGCTAATCTTGAGTAG